One window from the genome of Nicotiana sylvestris chromosome 9, ASM39365v2, whole genome shotgun sequence encodes:
- the LOC104240322 gene encoding F-box protein At5g39450 — protein sequence MSPDVCGSSLLLALPDDVFAIVSRSLTPRDVCNLGLCCRNLYDLAASDKVWLSQCDMLGVVPRRDLIEWRKGLCSYKALCRFLVGIKPLLGIWVHQNPELGNVVYVMPGFISVVGCRIIPQELGPLGLEEGPILWSPVFEVVSDFEGSAAFFLHGREKGSDYVYPGSLKKVDKTCNALLLEVEPLQQSGGGKLFHSKSFIHPSENEVSRKICRSSSGVSRSERVTGQHATVVPFGRLAFVDRRKLLDTVTNQIRQMLPDANDVILFPRLRAEEAALREDMELLYERRSLLMQMYDGGGLTIWKAGSELPFHPTHIGLSEFRQNLDLISGGPASQTADESRSRCTRRKTIAEYVRHSLKHILKKSDSINGKLDLLKKNSSGHGSKHAQLHEFLQPGDAIGLTLHASTVKLSSYRAWPNMHESRFALYKLPVRASEAGKEYAGLWGGTFGWPPGRPSDDKPGKALFLLLLSYEESQGQKLLIATKILEGTHYVLHPNGSAMFIVNIDEPSNDPFPWSTDVDCNPLDVKHAFAGEGIANGYGFRYPGSKPGSLFVIQDKLLTFIWKESRAVLTLQRLNLQELLRKGERIPALPPVSNFAYLTRSYSNVFAGFSNASNGQA from the coding sequence ATGTCGCCTGATGTTTGTGGGTCTAGCTTGCTTTTAGCACTGCCTGATGACGTGTTTGCGATAGTAAGTAGATCACTTACACCAAGGGATGTATGCAATCTTGGTTTATGCTGTAGAAATCTCTATGATTTAGCTGCCTCTGACAAGGTTTGGCTTTCGCAATGTGATATGCTTGGGGTGGTTCCTCGTAGGGACCTTATTGAATGGCGAAAGGGACTCTGTTCCTACAAGGCGCTTTGTCGCTTTCTTGTAGGGATAAAGCCTTTGCTTGGTATTTGGGTTCATCAAAATCCTGAACTTGGCAATGTTGTTTATGTTATGCCTGGTTTCATATCAGTGGTCGGTTGTCGAATCATTCCCCAAGAACTCGGTCCTTTAGGCCTTGAAGAAGGGCCGATTTTGTGGTCACCTGTATTTGAAGTTGTTTCTGATTTTGAGGGCTCCGCTGCGTTTTTCCTCCACGGTAGGGAGAAAGGAAGTGATTATGTTTATCCAGGTTCACTCAAGAAGGTTGACAAGACTTGCAATGCACTTCTGTTAGAGGTTGAGCCTCTGCAGCAGAGTGGCGGGGGTAAGTTGTTTCACAGCAAGAGCTTTATTCATCCTTCGGAGAATGAGGTTTCACGGAAGATATGCAGGTCAAGTAGTGGGGTTTCTAGGTCAGAAAGGGTAACAGGACAGCATGCAACAGTAGTGCCCTTTGGCCGGCTTGCATTTGTTGATAGGAGAAAGTTGCTTGATACAGTTACTAACCAAATTCGTCAAATGCTGCCAGATGCTAACGATGTCATATTATTTCCTCGTCTGAGAGCAGAGGAGGCTGCTTTACGAGAGGATATGGAACTCTTGTATGAAAGAAGATCACTACTTATGCAAATGTACGATGGTGGTGGTTTAACCATCTGGAAGGCTGGTTCCGAGTTGCCTTTCCATCCTACTCATATTGGATTGAGTGAGTTCAGACAGAATCTTGATCTGATAAGTGGAGGTCCTGCATCACAAACTGCTGATGAGAGTCGGAGTCGGTGCACCAGGAGGAAGACGATTGCTGAATATGTTAGACACAGTCTGAAACATATACTCAAGAAGTCAGACTCAATCAACGGCAAGCTCGACCTTCTTAAAAAGAATTCCTCTGGCCACGGCAGTAAGCATGCCCAGCTTCACGAGTTCCTGCAACCAGGTGATGCAATAGGGCTAACATTACATGCTTCAACTGTGAAGTTATCCTCTTATCGTGCTTGGCCAAATATGCACGAAAGTAGATTTGCTCTCTATAAGTTGCCTGTGCGGGCGTCAGAAGCAGGCAAAGAATATGCTGGTCTGTGGGGAGGAACTTTTGGTTGGCCTCCCGGGAGGCCTTCTGATGACAAGCCCGGAAAGGCATTGTTTCTTCTTTTACTGTCATATGAGGAGTCCCAAGGGCAGAAGCTACTTATCGCAACCAAGATATTAGAAGGTACACATTATGTTCTGCATCCTAATGGCTCAGCTATGTTTATAGTGAATATCGACGAGCCTTCAAATGATCCATTCCCTTGGAGCACTGATGTGGACTGCAACCCTCTAGATGTTAAGCATGCTTTTGCGGGTGAAGGTATTGCTAACGGGTATGGTTTCAGATATCCTGGTTCAAAACCTGGTTCACTCTTTGTAATCCAAGATAAATTGCTTACTTTTATATGGAAGGAATCGCGGGCTGTGTTGACCTTACAGAGGCTAAATTTGCAAGAGCTATTGAGGAAAGGGGAAAGGATTCCGGCTCTACCACCAGTTTCCAATTTTGCATACCTTACCAGGTCCTATTCAAATGTTTTTGCTGGCTTCTCCAATGCCTCCAACGGTCAGGCTTAA